One Leclercia pneumoniae genomic region harbors:
- a CDS encoding cobalamin-independent methionine synthase II family protein has product MQRHNAPYRADVVGSFLRPDAIKEARVKFANGEIDASALRAIENDAIRHVVEQQCACGLHVVTDGEFRRAWWHFDFFDGLQGVERYDSSQGIQFNSVQTKAHGVRVTGKLGFGAHPMLEDFRYLKSISGEAQPKMTIPSPSVLHFRGGRKDIDATVYPELDAYFDDLATTWRDAIHAFYEAGCRYLQLDDTVWAYLCSDDQRRQIIERGDDPEQLARTYARVLNKALEGKPDDLTIGLHVCRGNFRSTWISEGGYEPVAEVLFGTVNVDAFFLEYDNDRSGDFAPLRFVRPGKQQVVLGLITTKNGELENPEGVKARLEEASQYVAKEQICLSPQCGFASTEEGNSLTEAQQWDKVRLVTRIASEVW; this is encoded by the coding sequence ATGCAGCGACATAACGCCCCATACCGCGCCGACGTAGTTGGCAGTTTTTTACGCCCTGACGCGATTAAAGAAGCGCGGGTGAAATTTGCCAACGGTGAGATTGATGCCAGCGCGCTGCGTGCCATAGAGAATGACGCCATCCGCCATGTTGTTGAGCAGCAGTGTGCCTGCGGCCTGCACGTGGTGACGGATGGTGAATTCCGTCGCGCCTGGTGGCACTTCGATTTCTTCGACGGTCTGCAGGGTGTGGAGCGTTACGATTCCAGCCAGGGTATTCAGTTCAACAGCGTGCAGACTAAAGCCCACGGCGTGCGGGTTACCGGCAAACTGGGCTTTGGCGCGCACCCAATGCTGGAAGATTTCCGCTACCTGAAAAGCATTAGCGGTGAAGCGCAGCCAAAAATGACTATCCCCAGCCCGAGCGTGCTGCACTTCCGTGGCGGTCGCAAAGATATCGATGCCACCGTCTATCCTGAACTGGATGCCTATTTTGACGATCTGGCCACCACCTGGCGCGATGCGATCCACGCCTTCTATGAAGCAGGCTGCCGCTATCTGCAACTGGATGACACCGTCTGGGCCTATCTCTGCTCTGACGACCAGCGTCGGCAGATCATCGAGCGCGGTGACGATCCCGAGCAACTGGCCCGTACCTATGCGCGTGTTCTGAACAAAGCGCTGGAGGGCAAGCCCGACGACCTCACCATCGGCCTGCACGTTTGTCGCGGTAACTTCCGTTCAACCTGGATCTCGGAGGGCGGCTACGAGCCGGTGGCCGAAGTTCTGTTTGGCACGGTGAACGTTGACGCTTTCTTCCTGGAGTACGATAACGATCGCAGCGGTGATTTTGCTCCCCTTCGTTTCGTCCGTCCGGGCAAGCAGCAGGTGGTGTTGGGGCTGATCACGACCAAAAACGGCGAGCTGGAGAACCCAGAAGGGGTGAAAGCGCGTCTGGAAGAGGCGAGCCAGTATGTGGCTAAAGAGCAGATCTGCCTCAGCCCGCAGTGCGGGTTTGCATCAACGGAAGAGGGCAATAGCCTGACCGAAGCACAACAGTGGGACAAGGTTCGCCTGGTCACCCGCATCGCCAGCGAAGTCTGGTAA
- a CDS encoding rhodanese-like domain-containing protein — translation MSYVTEFPVAEPQEAVAHFLRRLSVETDCADVHHALSSGQQDFVLLHVVGQAAHFAHRHLPGAIHLPWSQITAEKMAQWPEGTLFVVYCAGPHCNGADRAALKLARLGLPVKIMLGGITGWEDENFAFASGD, via the coding sequence ATGAGTTATGTTACCGAGTTCCCCGTCGCCGAGCCGCAAGAAGCGGTCGCCCATTTTCTGCGTCGCCTGAGCGTAGAGACCGACTGCGCGGATGTGCACCATGCCCTGAGCAGTGGTCAGCAGGATTTCGTGTTACTGCACGTCGTCGGGCAGGCGGCGCATTTTGCCCATCGCCACCTGCCGGGTGCCATCCATTTACCCTGGTCGCAAATCACCGCCGAAAAGATGGCTCAGTGGCCGGAGGGTACGCTGTTCGTCGTTTACTGTGCCGGGCCGCATTGTAACGGAGCCGATCGCGCGGCGCTGAAACTTGCCCGGCTGGGACTGCCGGTGAAGATCATGCTGGGGGGGATCACCGGCTGGGAGGATGAAAACTTCGCCTTCGCCAGCGGCGACTGA
- the urtA gene encoding urea ABC transporter substrate-binding protein, with the protein MHRRTLIKAFALSASVVAMGMSFSVQAAETIKVGIMHSLSGTMAISETPLKDVALMTIDEINAKGGVLGKKLEPVVVDPASNWPLFAEKARQLLSQDKVAAVFGCWTSVSRKSVLPVFEELNGLLFYPVQYEGEEMSPNVFYTGAAPNQQAIPAVEYLLGEDGGSAKRFFLLGTDYVYPRTTNKILRAYLHSKGVQDKDIEEVYTPFGHSDYQTIVSSIKKFAAGGKTAVVSTINGDSNVPFYKELANQGVKATDVPVVAFSVGEEELRGIDTKPLVGNLAAWNYFESVDNADNQQFVAAYKAYAKAHKLPNADTVVTNDPMEATYVGIHMWAQAVEKAGTTDVDKVRAAMAGQSFKAPSGFTLTMDETNHHLHKPVMIGEIEDNGQFNVVWQTDATVRAQPWSPFIAGNDKKPDTPIKTASN; encoded by the coding sequence ATGCACCGTCGTACCTTAATAAAAGCTTTTGCTCTCTCCGCCTCTGTGGTGGCCATGGGGATGAGTTTCAGCGTTCAGGCCGCTGAAACGATCAAAGTCGGCATCATGCACTCACTCTCCGGCACGATGGCTATTTCTGAAACGCCGCTGAAAGACGTGGCGTTAATGACTATTGATGAAATTAACGCCAAAGGGGGAGTGCTGGGCAAAAAGCTGGAGCCGGTGGTGGTGGATCCCGCCTCGAACTGGCCGCTGTTTGCTGAAAAAGCGCGCCAACTGCTGAGCCAGGATAAGGTTGCCGCGGTGTTCGGCTGCTGGACCTCGGTCTCGCGTAAATCGGTTCTGCCGGTATTTGAAGAGCTGAACGGCCTGCTTTTCTATCCGGTCCAGTACGAAGGGGAAGAGATGTCGCCGAACGTTTTCTACACCGGCGCGGCACCTAACCAGCAGGCGATCCCGGCGGTGGAGTATCTGTTGGGTGAAGATGGCGGCAGCGCGAAGCGCTTCTTCCTGCTGGGCACCGACTACGTCTATCCACGCACCACTAACAAAATCCTGCGCGCTTATCTGCACTCGAAAGGGGTTCAGGATAAAGATATTGAAGAGGTCTATACGCCCTTTGGTCACAGCGACTACCAGACCATCGTCTCCAGTATCAAAAAATTTGCCGCTGGCGGCAAAACCGCAGTGGTCTCTACCATTAACGGCGACTCTAACGTTCCCTTCTATAAAGAGCTGGCGAACCAGGGGGTAAAAGCCACCGACGTGCCGGTCGTCGCCTTCTCGGTTGGGGAAGAGGAGCTGCGCGGTATCGACACCAAACCGCTGGTGGGGAATCTGGCCGCCTGGAACTATTTCGAATCGGTCGATAACGCTGACAACCAGCAGTTTGTAGCCGCGTATAAAGCCTACGCCAAAGCGCATAAGCTGCCGAACGCCGATACCGTGGTGACCAATGACCCGATGGAAGCCACCTATGTGGGGATCCATATGTGGGCTCAGGCGGTTGAGAAGGCCGGTACCACCGACGTGGATAAAGTACGTGCCGCCATGGCGGGCCAGTCCTTTAAAGCGCCGTCTGGCTTCACCCTGACTATGGATGAAACCAACCACCACCTGCATAAGCCAGTGATGATCGGTGAAATCGAAGATAACGGTCAGTTCAACGTGGTCTGGCAGACCGATGCCACGGTGCGCGCTCAGCCATGGAGCCCGTTTATCGCCGGTAACGATAAAAAACCCGACACCCCTATCAAAACCGCCAGTAACTAA
- a CDS encoding DUF2058 domain-containing protein, which produces MTKLTLQEQMLKAGLVTSKKMAKVQRTAKKSRVQAREAREAVEENKKAQQERDKQLSEQQKQAVLSKEFKAQVKQLIEMNRIPLSKGNITFNFTDNNVIKKLEVDKTTQAQLINGRLAIARLAVDNKPEGEYAIIPASVAEKIAQRDAGSIVLHSALSQEEQDQDDPYADFKIPDDLMW; this is translated from the coding sequence ATGACAAAACTCACCTTACAAGAGCAAATGCTCAAAGCTGGCCTGGTCACCAGCAAGAAAATGGCCAAAGTCCAGAGAACCGCTAAGAAGTCGCGCGTTCAGGCCCGTGAGGCACGTGAAGCCGTAGAAGAGAATAAAAAGGCGCAGCAAGAGCGGGATAAACAGCTGAGCGAACAGCAGAAGCAGGCAGTGCTCTCTAAAGAGTTCAAAGCGCAGGTGAAGCAGCTCATTGAAATGAACCGCATTCCCCTCTCTAAAGGCAATATTACCTTTAACTTTACCGACAATAATGTCATTAAAAAGCTGGAAGTGGATAAGACCACCCAGGCCCAGTTGATTAACGGACGTCTCGCCATTGCGCGTCTGGCCGTTGATAACAAACCGGAAGGCGAATACGCCATCATCCCGGCGAGCGTTGCCGAGAAAATTGCCCAGCGTGATGCCGGCAGTATTGTGTTACACAGTGCGCTGAGTCAGGAGGAGCAAGATCAGGACGATCCTTACGCCGACTTCAAGATCCCTGATGACCTGATGTGGTAA
- a CDS encoding RluA family pseudouridine synthase — translation MSTIVDTFIAPPCHDEIEILYEDEHLVLINKPAGLLSLSGKNPQNLDSVHYRLVQRFPGCALVHRLDFGTSGLMVVARTKPINAALCQQFSQRSVKKGYSALLCGHLRHDDGVIDAPIAKDPALFPLMSICAIQGKPARSRYRTLERFYRDGLPVSRVALTPETGRTHQLRIHCQHLGHPILGCDLYGGRLQPGTEQASRLMLHASELHFVHPVSHAVMDIHHASPF, via the coding sequence ATGTCTACCATTGTTGATACCTTTATTGCACCACCGTGCCATGACGAAATAGAGATCCTCTATGAGGACGAACACCTGGTGCTGATCAACAAACCTGCCGGCTTGCTCAGTCTGTCGGGTAAAAACCCGCAGAATCTTGATTCGGTGCATTACCGCCTGGTCCAGCGATTCCCCGGCTGCGCGCTGGTGCATCGTCTCGATTTTGGCACATCCGGGCTGATGGTGGTCGCTCGCACTAAACCCATTAACGCGGCGCTTTGCCAGCAGTTCAGCCAGCGCAGCGTAAAAAAAGGCTACAGCGCGCTGCTCTGTGGCCATCTTCGCCATGATGACGGGGTGATTGATGCGCCTATTGCTAAAGATCCTGCGTTGTTTCCATTGATGTCGATTTGCGCTATCCAGGGTAAGCCAGCACGCTCTCGCTATCGGACTCTGGAGCGTTTTTATCGCGACGGTCTGCCAGTAAGCCGGGTGGCACTTACCCCCGAGACCGGGCGAACCCATCAACTGCGCATTCATTGCCAGCACCTGGGTCACCCGATATTAGGCTGCGATCTCTACGGCGGGCGTCTGCAGCCGGGTACGGAACAGGCGTCGCGGTTGATGCTTCATGCCAGCGAGCTGCATTTTGTCCATCCGGTCAGCCATGCGGTGATGGATATTCATCATGCCAGCCCGTTCTGA
- the ftrA gene encoding transcriptional regulator FtrA, translated as MPENSKKMTNLRHIARPRVVALAYDGLCTFEFGVAVEIFGLPRPEMGENWYRFAVASVDGGELRATGGIRMVADGDLSLLQEADLIVVPGWRGVESPVPSALCEALQQAQQRGCHLLSICSGVFVLAAAGLLNGQRATTHWRYTQTLKSRFPRINVVEDVLYQDEGQLLTSAGSAAGIDLCLHVVRRDYGMEAANQVARRLVIPPHRDGSQTQQLSRPVAQLRESQRLGQLFDYLHQHLTLGHTVGSLAQRVGMSQRTFLRRFQEATGTTPARWLLNERLTRAKEFLENSRLSIDRIAEQTGFGNTATLRHHFRQHFALSPAQYRKQFCS; from the coding sequence ATGCCAGAAAACAGCAAAAAGATGACAAACTTAAGACATATTGCGCGCCCGCGTGTGGTGGCACTGGCCTATGACGGCCTCTGTACTTTTGAGTTTGGCGTGGCAGTGGAGATCTTCGGCCTGCCGCGCCCGGAAATGGGCGAGAACTGGTATCGCTTTGCCGTGGCATCTGTGGATGGCGGCGAGCTACGGGCTACGGGCGGGATCCGCATGGTCGCCGATGGTGACCTGTCGCTGCTGCAGGAGGCGGATTTGATTGTCGTTCCTGGCTGGCGTGGCGTAGAGAGCCCGGTGCCGTCAGCGCTGTGCGAAGCCCTGCAACAGGCGCAGCAGCGAGGCTGTCATTTGCTCTCTATTTGCTCAGGCGTCTTTGTGCTGGCCGCTGCGGGGCTACTGAATGGCCAGCGCGCAACCACGCACTGGCGCTATACCCAAACCCTGAAGAGCCGCTTTCCGCGCATTAACGTGGTGGAAGATGTGCTGTATCAGGACGAGGGGCAACTGCTGACTTCCGCGGGGAGCGCTGCGGGTATTGATCTGTGCCTGCACGTGGTACGACGTGATTATGGCATGGAGGCAGCTAATCAGGTCGCGCGCCGCCTGGTGATCCCGCCCCATCGCGATGGTTCTCAGACCCAGCAGCTCAGCCGCCCGGTGGCACAACTGCGTGAAAGCCAACGGCTGGGGCAGTTATTCGATTACCTGCATCAACATCTGACCCTGGGGCATACGGTGGGCTCCCTTGCCCAGCGCGTTGGGATGAGCCAGCGTACGTTTCTGCGACGTTTTCAGGAGGCGACCGGTACCACCCCTGCCCGCTGGCTGCTGAATGAACGCCTGACCCGCGCCAAAGAGTTTCTGGAGAACAGCCGCCTCAGTATTGACCGTATCGCCGAACAGACGGGCTTCGGTAATACCGCTACGTTGCGCCATCACTTCCGTCAGCACTTTGCCCTGTCGCCTGCCCAGTACCGCAAACAGTTCTGCTCGTGA
- the dcp gene encoding peptidyl-dipeptidase Dcp — protein sequence MSQHNPFFEISALPYQAPPFDRITDDDYRPAFDEAIRQKREEIDAIISQRLPPDFDNTILALEKSGALLSRVSSVFFAMTSAHTNDSLQALEEAVSTELAALSNDIWLNDALFDRVEAVYNQRHDQAPDAESLRLTEELYQRFILAGARLDAAGKEELKALNTESATLTSQFNQRLLAADKAGGLVLDYRHQLDGLSPAEVAAAAQAAEEKGLQDRWLIPLLNTTQQPALQQLRDRQTRENLFQASWLRTQKGDQNDTRAIVCRLAALRARQAELLNFESFANWKLADQMAQTPQAALEFMRGIVPAARGRALKELADIQHVIDAEQGGFTAQAWDWSLYAERVRLAKYALDESQVKPFFELNTVLTDGVFWAASQLFGIRFVERSDIPVYHPDVRVWEIFDDNDDGLALFYGDFFARDSKGGGAWMGNFVEQSHEFATRPVIYNVCNYQKPANGQPALISWDDVITLFHEFGHTLHGLFASQRYATLSGTNTPRDFVEFPSQINEHWASHPQVFAHYARHFETGEPMPDALREKMLSATQFNKGYDMTELLSAALLDMNWHSISADKAPQDVDSFESAALEKEQLNLPAIPPRYRSSYFAHIFGGGYAAGYYAYLWTQMLADDGYQWFVEQGGLNRENGQKFREAILSRGNSTDLAELYRVWRGHDPKIEPMLKNRGLSE from the coding sequence ATGTCGCAGCACAATCCTTTTTTTGAAATCAGCGCGTTACCTTACCAGGCTCCCCCTTTTGACCGTATCACCGACGACGATTATCGTCCGGCCTTTGACGAAGCGATCCGCCAGAAGCGTGAAGAGATTGACGCCATCATTAGCCAGCGCCTGCCGCCTGATTTTGACAACACGATTTTAGCGCTGGAAAAGAGCGGGGCGCTGCTGTCGCGCGTCAGTAGTGTTTTTTTCGCCATGACCTCAGCACATACCAACGACTCTCTGCAGGCGCTGGAGGAGGCGGTCTCAACCGAACTGGCGGCGCTCTCTAATGATATCTGGCTTAACGATGCCCTTTTTGACCGCGTTGAGGCTGTCTATAACCAGCGGCATGACCAGGCCCCGGATGCTGAATCCCTGCGCCTGACTGAAGAGCTTTATCAGCGTTTTATTCTGGCCGGCGCGCGGCTGGATGCTGCGGGTAAGGAAGAGCTAAAAGCGTTAAATACCGAGTCGGCGACGCTGACCAGCCAGTTCAATCAGCGGCTTCTGGCTGCCGATAAAGCGGGTGGGCTGGTGCTTGATTATCGCCATCAGCTTGATGGTCTCAGCCCGGCAGAGGTAGCCGCCGCCGCGCAGGCCGCAGAGGAAAAGGGGCTCCAGGATCGCTGGTTGATTCCGCTGCTTAACACCACCCAGCAGCCCGCGTTGCAACAGCTTCGTGACAGGCAAACCCGTGAAAATCTTTTTCAGGCCAGTTGGCTGCGCACGCAGAAGGGCGACCAAAACGATACCCGCGCTATCGTCTGTCGCCTGGCCGCGCTGCGTGCCCGGCAGGCTGAACTGCTCAACTTCGAGAGTTTTGCCAACTGGAAGCTGGCCGACCAGATGGCGCAAACGCCGCAGGCGGCGCTGGAGTTTATGCGCGGTATTGTCCCGGCGGCGCGAGGACGCGCGCTAAAAGAGCTGGCGGACATTCAGCATGTGATTGACGCTGAGCAAGGCGGCTTTACGGCTCAGGCCTGGGACTGGTCTCTCTATGCCGAGCGCGTGCGGCTGGCGAAATATGCGCTGGATGAGAGTCAGGTCAAACCTTTCTTTGAACTCAATACGGTGCTCACAGATGGCGTTTTTTGGGCGGCAAGCCAGCTCTTTGGTATTCGCTTTGTTGAGCGTAGCGATATCCCGGTTTATCACCCGGATGTCCGCGTCTGGGAGATCTTCGATGATAACGACGACGGGCTGGCGCTATTCTACGGCGATTTCTTTGCCCGTGATTCGAAAGGCGGAGGTGCGTGGATGGGCAACTTCGTCGAGCAATCTCATGAGTTCGCCACGCGGCCGGTAATCTACAACGTCTGTAACTACCAGAAACCGGCCAATGGCCAGCCTGCGCTGATCTCCTGGGACGATGTCATCACCCTGTTCCATGAATTTGGCCATACACTGCATGGGCTTTTTGCCAGCCAGCGTTACGCCACGCTTTCAGGGACCAATACACCGCGCGATTTTGTGGAATTTCCTTCGCAGATCAACGAACACTGGGCCAGCCATCCGCAGGTTTTTGCCCACTACGCTCGTCATTTCGAGACCGGAGAGCCAATGCCGGACGCGCTGCGTGAGAAAATGCTCAGCGCCACCCAGTTTAATAAAGGCTATGACATGACCGAACTGCTGAGTGCCGCGCTGCTGGATATGAACTGGCACAGTATCAGCGCCGATAAAGCACCGCAGGATGTCGACTCCTTCGAATCCGCAGCCCTCGAGAAAGAGCAACTCAATCTCCCGGCCATACCGCCACGCTATCGTAGCAGCTATTTTGCCCATATTTTCGGCGGCGGTTACGCGGCGGGTTATTACGCCTATCTCTGGACGCAAATGCTGGCCGACGACGGCTACCAGTGGTTTGTGGAGCAGGGCGGATTGAACCGCGAGAACGGGCAGAAATTCCGTGAGGCGATTTTGTCCCGAGGGAATAGCACTGATTTAGCTGAACTTTATCGCGTATGGCGTGGGCACGATCCTAAGATTGAGCCGATGCTGAAAAACAGGGGGTTGAGTGAGTAA
- a CDS encoding Bor family protein, which translates to MKKLIMVALIAGAVSGCAQQSFSVNKGTTFAPQKVTTHHFFVSGIGQSKQIDAAQVCGSADKVVRTEVQQTFVNGLLGVVTFGIYTPREARVYCAK; encoded by the coding sequence ATGAAAAAGTTAATTATGGTTGCGCTCATTGCAGGGGCGGTATCTGGCTGCGCACAACAATCTTTCTCTGTAAACAAAGGAACTACCTTTGCACCGCAGAAAGTGACCACTCATCACTTCTTCGTTAGCGGCATTGGTCAGTCTAAACAGATCGATGCAGCACAAGTTTGTGGCTCTGCGGACAAAGTTGTTCGTACCGAAGTTCAGCAAACTTTCGTTAATGGCCTGCTGGGTGTTGTGACTTTCGGTATTTACACCCCGCGTGAAGCGCGCGTGTATTGCGCTAAATAA
- a CDS encoding SOS response-associated peptidase encodes MCGRFAQAQTREAYLAFLADEAERDIAYDPAPIGRYNVAPGTKVLLLSERDSQLHLDPVFWGYAPGWWNKPPLINARVETAATSRMFKPLWQHGRAICFADGWFEWKREGNKKQPWFIHRADGQPIFMAAIGSAPFERGDEAEGFVIVTSAADEGLIDIHDRRPLVLSPDAARAWMRQDLSGKEAEAIIADGAVPADKFIWHAVTRAVGNVKNQGPELIEAL; translated from the coding sequence ATGTGTGGACGTTTTGCACAAGCCCAAACCCGGGAAGCGTACCTGGCGTTTCTTGCTGACGAAGCCGAGCGTGATATTGCGTACGATCCGGCTCCAATCGGCCGTTATAACGTGGCGCCGGGAACGAAAGTCTTGTTACTCAGCGAACGCGATTCACAATTACACCTCGATCCCGTCTTCTGGGGTTACGCGCCGGGGTGGTGGAATAAGCCGCCGCTGATTAATGCCCGCGTTGAGACGGCGGCCACCAGCAGGATGTTCAAGCCCCTATGGCAGCATGGACGGGCGATCTGCTTCGCAGATGGGTGGTTTGAGTGGAAGAGAGAGGGTAATAAAAAACAGCCCTGGTTTATCCACCGCGCTGATGGTCAGCCAATATTTATGGCGGCGATTGGCAGTGCGCCTTTTGAACGGGGTGACGAGGCCGAGGGTTTTGTGATTGTTACCTCCGCCGCCGATGAAGGGTTAATCGATATCCACGATCGTCGGCCACTGGTTCTGTCGCCCGACGCGGCCCGGGCGTGGATGCGTCAGGATCTCAGCGGCAAAGAAGCGGAAGCCATTATTGCCGACGGCGCCGTGCCCGCCGATAAGTTTATCTGGCACGCCGTAACGCGCGCCGTAGGGAATGTGAAGAATCAGGGGCCCGAGCTTATTGAGGCACTGTGA